The Halopseudomonas sabulinigri genome window below encodes:
- the rmf gene encoding ribosome modulation factor, with translation MRRLKRDPMERAFLRGYQNGVHGKSQDSCPFNSASARQNWINGWREGRADHWAGYTGISGVHRLNEMHAVG, from the coding sequence ATGAGAAGACTCAAGCGTGATCCGATGGAACGAGCGTTTTTGCGCGGTTACCAAAATGGAGTACATGGCAAATCTCAAGACAGTTGCCCTTTCAACAGTGCCAGTGCCAGACAGAATTGGATCAATGGTTGGCGTGAAGGACGCGCGGATCATTGGGCCGGTTACACCGGCATCTCCGGTGTACACCGTTTAAACGAAATGCACGCGGTAGGTTAA
- a CDS encoding quinone-dependent dihydroorotate dehydrogenase: protein MYDLLRSLMFKLPAETSHDLALDLIGAAGRLRLADKLVRPVPPQPVEVMGLTFDNPVGLAAGLDKNAVAVDGLAAMGFGSIEVGTVTPKPQPGNPKPRLFRLAEHEAIINRFGFNNQGVDAMLERLAAVKYQGVLGINIGKNAATPVENAVDDYLYCLRKVYSRASYVTVNLSSPNTPGLRTLQYGDSLKQLLAQIKTCQLQLSERHGRYVPIAIKIAPDMTAEEVSLVAVTLLEQGMDAVIATNTTLDRSAVADSTFAEEAGGLSGAPLTDVSTQVVRLLAQELKGRMPIIGVGGIFSGADAADKIAAGASLVQLYSGFIYRGPGLIRECAEAIATLPRVE from the coding sequence ATGTACGACCTGCTTCGCTCCCTGATGTTCAAACTGCCCGCTGAAACCTCCCACGATCTGGCTCTGGATCTGATTGGCGCTGCCGGGCGGTTGCGGCTGGCCGACAAACTGGTGCGCCCGGTGCCGCCCCAGCCGGTCGAAGTTATGGGGCTGACCTTCGACAATCCGGTCGGCCTGGCCGCCGGGCTGGACAAGAACGCCGTGGCGGTTGATGGCCTGGCGGCCATGGGCTTCGGCTCCATCGAGGTAGGTACCGTCACACCTAAGCCGCAACCGGGTAACCCCAAGCCACGCCTGTTTCGCCTGGCCGAGCACGAGGCCATCATCAACCGCTTCGGTTTCAACAACCAGGGCGTAGACGCCATGCTCGAACGTCTGGCGGCGGTGAAATATCAGGGCGTGTTGGGTATCAACATTGGCAAGAATGCAGCTACCCCGGTCGAGAACGCGGTAGATGATTACCTCTACTGCCTGCGCAAGGTCTACAGCCGCGCCAGCTATGTCACGGTCAACCTGTCCTCACCCAATACCCCCGGCCTGCGCACCCTGCAATACGGTGATTCGCTGAAGCAGCTGCTGGCGCAGATCAAGACCTGCCAGCTGCAGTTGAGCGAGCGGCACGGCCGCTATGTGCCGATTGCGATCAAGATTGCCCCCGACATGACCGCGGAAGAGGTGAGCCTGGTGGCTGTTACCCTGCTGGAGCAGGGCATGGACGCGGTGATAGCGACCAATACCACGCTGGATCGCAGCGCGGTGGCGGACTCAACCTTTGCCGAAGAGGCCGGCGGTCTTTCTGGCGCGCCGCTGACCGACGTTTCCACCCAGGTGGTACGTCTGCTGGCGCAGGAGCTCAAGGGGCGTATGCCGATCATCGGCGTAGGCGGTATTTTCAGCGGCGCCGATGCTGCCGACAAGATCGCGGCAGGCGCCAGTCTGGTACAGCTCTATAGTGGCTTTATCTATCGCGGCCCGGGTTTGATTCGGGAATGTGCCGAGGCGATTGCGACCTTGCCACGCGTTGAGTGA
- a CDS encoding DUF2835 domain-containing protein produces MQQLIIDLALPAERYLAWYQGRAERVLMYSRDGRRVSLPAHHLRPFLTHAGVHGSFRLSFTDEGKLLKLERL; encoded by the coding sequence ATGCAGCAGTTGATCATCGATCTGGCATTGCCCGCCGAGCGCTACCTGGCCTGGTACCAGGGACGCGCCGAGCGGGTGCTGATGTACAGTCGGGATGGGCGCCGGGTCAGTTTGCCGGCGCATCATCTGCGGCCTTTCCTGACCCATGCCGGGGTACACGGCAGCTTCCGCCTGAGCTTCACCGATGAGGGCAAGCTGCTCAAGCTGGAGCGCCTGTAG
- a CDS encoding NAD-glutamate dehydrogenase gives MALIMASTKQGFIETLQERLQALVQTKDQDAIRLFCRYFYGIATLDELSLRQDNDLLGCTLSSWRFLQQFDGGEVKLRVFNPDTQQHGWQSTHTVVEVLHRDLPFLVDSVRMELTRSGYAIHTLQNSIMTTQRDEQGNLLSLLEAGSTGDQVRAESLMYIEIDRCTTSADLRALQEGLQEALSNVRVTVRDFPAMCSQVATLIANLKKRGKHYFSASERSETVAFLEWLLEDHFTFLGYECFAVNEGLPKQRLGLFADKSLGALAMEPRDESLAGLPAQVIEYLQAPLLLSFAKASRLSRVHRPAYPDYVSVREVDADGKVVLEHRFMGLYTSRVYSDLVDNIPHVRRKVAHVREVSGFIPRSHLAKELEQVLQVLPRDDLFQMSVEELADTALSIVQMQERNQIRVFLRSGNYGRFYYCLAFVPRDVYSTDIRLTIQSVLMERLQASESEFWTYFSESILARTQFIMRVDPTKTLDIDPVKIEQEVIRACRDWKDEFRDRLLESMGEARATDVLAHLGEGFPAGYSDRFPPATGVVDLQTMLGLTADKPLAMSFYQPLEQKPGVLHCKLYHLNDPLPLSDVIPILENLGLRVLGEFPFHIAQQDGTGFWIHDFEFTFAANASLDIQEANDLFREAFAAIWAGQAENDAFNRLVLLASLPWRDVSLLRAYARYLKQIRLGFELPYIANTLIAHADIARELVRLFRTRFYLARKLSAGDLEDMQQKLEQAILNALDNVAVLNEDRILRRYLDLIKATLRTNFYQPDAEGEAKDYLSLKFDPSGIPELPLPRPMFEIFVYSPRVEGVHLRGGKVARGGLRWSDREEDYRTEVLGLVKAQQVKNAVIVPVGAKGGFVPRRLPVGGNRDEVQQEAIACYKLFIQGLLDLTDNLVEGQVVPPVNVVRHDADDPYLVVAADKGTATFSDIANGIAAGYGFWLGDAFASGGSAGYDHKKMGITAKGAWVSVQRHFRELGLDVQNDPITVIGIGDMAGDVFGNGMLLSRQLKLVAAFNHQHIFIDPTPDPQSSFVERQRLFDLPRSSWADYDASLISKGGGIFERSLKQITLTPQMRELFDIKADKLTPTELIHQLLKAPVDLIWNGGIGTYVKGSGETHADVGDKANDALRVNGRDLRCRVVGEGGNLGLTQLGRIEFCLNGGAVNTDFIDNAGGVDCSDHEVNIKILLNEVVASQDMTAKQRNKLLASMTDAVAGLVLGNNYKQTQAISLAQRLAGQTMGEYQRFISAMESSGKLNRALEFIPDDEQMAERKAAGKGLTRAELSVLISYSKADLKEALAASDVPEDAYLATELETAFPEVLLKKYQSALASHRLRREIISTQLANNLVNHMGITFLRRLEQSTGATASDIARAYVVARDVFHLQEHFAGIEQLDYQIPAEVQLELMEELMRLGRRATRWFIRNRRTELLPQREVEHFAPCVQALSERFDQLLDGDIRRLWDERYQHYADASVPEGIARVVAGTGHAYTLLGIVEAADTTGQSPERVAQVFFAIGSQLQLPWFNQQVSNLVVDNHWQALARESYRDDLDWQARTMTIAALQSADAAMPVADLVNRWMAQNQQMVLRWQAMLTELKNAGAGDYPMVAVAMRELLDLAQAARLNVQGEPCSS, from the coding sequence ATGGCATTGATCATGGCCAGCACTAAGCAGGGCTTTATCGAGACACTGCAGGAGCGGCTTCAGGCGCTGGTGCAGACAAAGGATCAAGATGCCATTCGGCTGTTCTGCCGCTACTTCTATGGTATCGCCACGCTGGACGAGCTAAGTCTGCGCCAGGATAACGACTTGCTCGGCTGCACACTGTCCAGCTGGCGCTTCCTGCAGCAGTTCGACGGGGGCGAGGTCAAACTGCGGGTATTCAACCCCGACACCCAGCAGCACGGTTGGCAGAGCACGCACACCGTGGTCGAAGTCCTGCACCGTGACCTGCCGTTCCTAGTCGACTCGGTTCGCATGGAGCTGACGCGTTCCGGCTATGCCATCCACACCTTGCAAAACAGCATCATGACCACGCAGCGCGACGAGCAGGGCAACCTGCTGTCATTGCTGGAAGCCGGCAGCACGGGTGATCAGGTGCGCGCTGAATCACTGATGTATATCGAAATCGACCGTTGCACCACCAGCGCCGATTTGCGGGCCCTGCAAGAGGGGCTGCAGGAGGCGTTGAGCAACGTGCGAGTGACCGTACGCGACTTTCCGGCCATGTGCAGCCAGGTCGCTACGCTGATTGCCAACCTGAAAAAGCGCGGCAAGCACTATTTCTCTGCCTCCGAGCGCAGCGAAACCGTAGCCTTTCTTGAATGGCTGCTGGAAGATCACTTCACCTTTCTCGGGTACGAGTGCTTTGCCGTCAATGAGGGATTGCCCAAGCAGCGCCTGGGGTTGTTTGCCGACAAGAGCCTCGGCGCCCTGGCCATGGAGCCGCGTGACGAGAGTCTGGCTGGCTTGCCCGCGCAGGTAATCGAGTACTTGCAGGCGCCGCTGTTGTTGTCGTTCGCCAAGGCCTCGCGCCTGAGCCGGGTGCACCGGCCGGCCTATCCTGATTACGTCTCGGTCCGCGAGGTGGATGCTGACGGTAAGGTGGTGCTGGAGCACCGTTTCATGGGGCTCTATACCTCACGGGTTTACTCCGATCTGGTCGACAACATCCCGCACGTAAGGCGCAAGGTAGCGCACGTGCGCGAGGTGTCGGGCTTTATTCCGCGTAGCCATCTGGCCAAGGAGCTGGAGCAGGTGTTGCAGGTGTTGCCGCGCGACGACCTGTTTCAGATGTCGGTAGAGGAGTTGGCCGATACGGCGCTCAGCATAGTGCAGATGCAGGAGCGCAATCAGATCCGCGTATTTTTGCGCTCTGGCAACTACGGGCGATTCTATTACTGCCTGGCCTTCGTGCCCCGCGATGTGTACTCCACCGATATTCGGCTGACCATTCAGTCGGTATTGATGGAGCGGCTGCAGGCCAGCGAAAGCGAGTTCTGGACCTACTTCTCCGAATCCATTCTGGCCCGCACCCAGTTCATTATGCGGGTTGACCCCACCAAGACGCTGGATATCGACCCCGTGAAAATAGAACAGGAAGTCATACGCGCCTGCCGCGACTGGAAGGATGAATTTCGTGACCGGCTGCTGGAGAGCATGGGCGAGGCGCGGGCCACCGATGTGCTGGCGCACTTGGGTGAAGGCTTCCCAGCCGGCTACAGCGACCGCTTCCCGCCGGCCACTGGCGTGGTCGATCTGCAAACCATGCTGGGACTGACGGCCGACAAGCCGCTGGCGATGAGCTTTTACCAGCCGCTGGAGCAGAAGCCGGGCGTGCTGCACTGCAAGCTATATCACCTGAATGATCCCTTGCCGCTGTCGGATGTCATCCCGATTCTGGAGAACCTGGGGCTGCGCGTGCTCGGTGAGTTTCCGTTCCATATCGCGCAGCAGGACGGCACTGGTTTCTGGATTCACGATTTTGAATTTACCTTTGCCGCCAATGCCAGCCTCGACATACAGGAAGCCAACGACCTGTTCCGTGAAGCTTTCGCGGCGATCTGGGCCGGGCAGGCTGAGAACGATGCGTTCAACCGCCTGGTGCTGCTGGCCAGCTTGCCGTGGCGTGATGTGTCGCTGCTGCGTGCCTATGCGCGTTACCTCAAGCAGATTCGCCTCGGCTTTGAACTGCCCTACATTGCCAACACGCTGATTGCCCACGCGGATATTGCGCGCGAGCTGGTGCGGCTGTTCCGCACGCGCTTCTACCTGGCCCGCAAGCTGTCGGCTGGCGATCTGGAAGACATGCAGCAAAAGCTGGAGCAGGCGATCCTCAATGCGCTGGATAACGTGGCCGTGCTTAACGAAGACCGCATCCTGCGACGCTACCTGGATCTGATCAAGGCGACCCTGCGCACCAACTTCTATCAGCCGGATGCCGAGGGCGAGGCCAAGGACTACCTCAGCCTGAAATTCGATCCCTCGGGGATACCCGAGCTGCCGTTGCCGCGCCCGATGTTCGAGATATTCGTCTATTCGCCACGGGTCGAGGGTGTGCATCTGCGGGGTGGAAAGGTTGCGCGTGGTGGCCTGCGCTGGTCCGACCGCGAGGAAGATTACCGCACCGAGGTATTGGGGCTGGTCAAGGCGCAACAGGTGAAGAACGCGGTCATCGTGCCGGTGGGCGCCAAGGGTGGGTTCGTACCTCGGCGGCTGCCGGTAGGCGGCAACCGTGATGAGGTGCAGCAGGAGGCAATTGCCTGCTACAAGCTGTTCATCCAGGGGCTGCTGGATTTGACCGATAATCTGGTTGAAGGGCAGGTGGTGCCGCCGGTCAATGTGGTGCGCCATGACGCCGATGATCCTTATCTGGTGGTCGCGGCCGACAAGGGCACCGCGACCTTCTCCGACATCGCCAACGGCATCGCTGCCGGGTACGGCTTCTGGCTGGGTGACGCCTTTGCTTCCGGCGGCTCGGCCGGATATGACCACAAGAAAATGGGCATCACCGCGAAGGGCGCCTGGGTCTCCGTGCAGCGGCATTTCCGCGAGCTGGGGCTGGACGTGCAGAACGACCCGATCACGGTGATCGGCATTGGCGACATGGCCGGCGACGTGTTCGGCAACGGCATGCTGTTGTCGCGCCAGCTGAAGTTGGTGGCGGCGTTCAACCATCAGCACATCTTCATCGATCCAACGCCTGACCCGCAAAGCAGCTTCGTCGAGCGCCAACGCTTGTTTGATCTGCCGCGCTCCAGCTGGGCGGATTACGACGCCAGCCTGATTTCCAAGGGCGGCGGTATTTTCGAGCGCAGCCTGAAGCAGATCACCCTGACGCCGCAGATGCGCGAACTGTTCGATATCAAGGCCGATAAACTCACGCCCACCGAGCTGATTCACCAATTGCTCAAGGCGCCGGTTGACCTGATCTGGAACGGCGGCATCGGCACTTACGTCAAGGGCAGCGGTGAAACCCATGCTGATGTGGGCGACAAGGCCAACGATGCGTTGCGGGTCAACGGCCGCGACCTGCGTTGCCGCGTGGTAGGCGAGGGCGGCAACCTGGGGCTGACGCAGCTCGGGCGTATCGAGTTCTGCCTTAACGGCGGGGCGGTGAATACCGACTTTATTGATAACGCTGGCGGCGTCGACTGCTCCGACCACGAGGTCAATATCAAGATCCTGCTCAATGAAGTGGTCGCCAGCCAGGACATGACTGCCAAGCAGCGCAACAAACTGCTGGCCAGCATGACCGATGCGGTCGCCGGCCTGGTGCTGGGCAACAACTACAAGCAGACCCAGGCAATCAGTCTGGCGCAGCGTCTTGCCGGGCAGACCATGGGCGAATATCAGCGCTTTATCAGTGCCATGGAAAGCAGCGGCAAACTCAACCGGGCGCTGGAGTTCATCCCCGATGACGAGCAGATGGCAGAGCGCAAGGCCGCCGGTAAGGGGCTGACGCGCGCCGAGCTGTCGGTGCTGATTTCCTATTCCAAGGCGGATTTGAAGGAAGCCCTGGCCGCCTCCGACGTACCCGAAGACGCCTATCTGGCGACTGAGCTGGAAACGGCCTTCCCCGAGGTGCTGTTGAAGAAGTACCAGTCGGCACTGGCCAGTCACCGTTTGCGCCGTGAAATCATCTCCACGCAGTTGGCCAACAACCTGGTCAACCACATGGGGATTACCTTCCTGCGCCGCCTTGAGCAATCCACCGGTGCAACCGCCAGCGACATCGCGCGCGCGTATGTCGTGGCACGTGACGTATTCCATCTGCAGGAGCACTTTGCCGGCATCGAGCAGTTGGATTATCAGATTCCCGCCGAGGTGCAGCTGGAGTTGATGGAAGAGCTGATGCGGCTGGGCCGGCGGGCGACACGCTGGTTTATCCGCAACCGCCGCACCGAGTTGCTGCCACAGCGCGAGGTCGAGCATTTTGCGCCTTGCGTGCAGGCGCTGTCGGAGCGCTTTGATCAACTGCTGGATGGCGATATTCGCCGCCTGTGGGACGAACGCTATCAGCACTACGCCGATGCCAGCGTGCCAGAGGGCATTGCCCGCGTGGTGGCCGGCACCGGCCATGCCTACACGCTGCTGGGTATTGTCGAGGCGGCCGATACCACTGGCCAAAGTCCGGAGCGGGTGGCGCAGGTATTCTTTGCCATTGGCAGTCAGCTGCAGTTGCCCTGGTTCAACCAGCAGGTATCCAACCTGGTGGTCGACAACCACTGGCAGGCGCTGGCCCGTGAAAGCTACCGCGACGATCTGGACTGGCAGGCCCGAACCATGACCATTGCGGCCCTGCAAAGCGCAGACGCAGCCATGCCGGTAGCAGATCTGGTTAACCGCTGGATGGCGCAGAATCAGCAAATGGTACTGCGTTGGCAAGCCATGCTCACCGAGCTGAAAAACGCCGGGGCAGGGGACTATCCGATGGTGGCGGTGGCCATGCGAGAATTGCTGGATCTGGCTCAGGCGGCGCGTTTGAACGTGCAGGGAGAGCCATGCAGCAGTTGA
- a CDS encoding AAA family ATPase, with protein MTHRDSLLQLKAFLGQHIFGQEHLIDRMLISLLAGGHVLVEGAPGLAKTKAIKALSEGIEADFHRIQFTPDLLPADITGTEVYRPETATFSFQQGPIFHHLVLADEINRAPAKVQSALLEAMAERQVSIGRETYPLPELFMVMATQNPIEQEGTYPLPEAQLDRFLMHVRIGFPDAALERQILQLARGEARGEEPAISRKISQASILGARQEVLEMFMAEAVEEYLIQLIMATRRAEQYNPQLAEWLSMGASPRGTIALDRCARAHAWLAGRDFVSPEDVQAIVHDVLRHRIMLSFEAEAAGIDTDQAINLLIDSVPVV; from the coding sequence ATGACCCATCGGGACTCACTGCTGCAGCTCAAAGCCTTCCTCGGGCAACACATCTTTGGTCAGGAACATTTGATTGATCGCATGCTGATCAGCCTGCTGGCCGGCGGTCATGTATTGGTTGAAGGTGCGCCCGGTCTGGCCAAGACCAAGGCCATCAAGGCGCTGTCTGAAGGCATCGAAGCCGATTTCCATCGCATCCAGTTCACCCCCGATCTGCTGCCCGCCGACATTACCGGCACCGAAGTCTACCGGCCGGAAACCGCTACGTTCAGCTTCCAGCAGGGGCCGATCTTCCACCATCTGGTACTGGCTGACGAAATCAACCGCGCACCGGCCAAGGTGCAATCAGCCTTGCTCGAAGCCATGGCCGAGCGACAGGTCAGTATTGGCCGCGAGACCTATCCGCTGCCGGAGCTGTTCATGGTCATGGCGACCCAGAACCCGATTGAGCAGGAAGGCACCTACCCGCTGCCCGAGGCGCAACTCGACCGCTTCCTGATGCACGTACGCATCGGCTTCCCGGATGCCGCGCTGGAGCGCCAGATTCTGCAACTGGCGCGTGGCGAAGCGCGTGGCGAAGAGCCCGCCATCAGCCGCAAGATCAGCCAGGCCAGCATTCTGGGCGCGCGCCAGGAGGTGCTCGAAATGTTCATGGCCGAGGCGGTCGAGGAGTATCTCATCCAGTTGATCATGGCGACTCGCCGCGCCGAACAGTACAACCCGCAGCTGGCCGAGTGGTTGTCGATGGGCGCCAGCCCACGCGGCACCATCGCCCTGGACCGCTGCGCTCGTGCGCATGCCTGGCTGGCGGGCCGCGATTTTGTCAGCCCCGAGGATGTGCAGGCCATCGTTCACGATGTGCTGCGCCACCGCATCATGCTGAGCTTTGAAGCCGAAGCCGCTGGCATCGATACCGATCAGGCCATCAACCTGTTGATCGACTCGGTTCCGGTGGTCTGA
- a CDS encoding DUF58 domain-containing protein, producing the protein MAASLDPAVYTSLEALLGARRHCHELPLFSRPVRSGRQSGQQSSRLRGRGVDFDQVRAYQPGDDIRNIDWRVTARTQKVHTKVFNEERERPVFVIGEQSPRLFFGSQRCFKSVLAAETCALIAWTALSHHDRVGGMVYSPGVCHEVRPRRDRKALLQLLQLLLKANHALQAGQQAEPEDESEALNLALRHSREIIRPGSILYIICDHAAIDGLNQSLLVPLAGHNDLVLLPVFDPLDTSLPLFGPLDFVQGEQRLTIDTLQSGVRQTYAAQFEQQQQNWLRLARRLRCSLIPLDTRFAAHQQLHDTLTGHPRGGPR; encoded by the coding sequence GTGGCTGCCAGTCTGGACCCGGCTGTTTATACCAGTCTGGAAGCATTGCTCGGCGCGCGCCGCCACTGCCATGAGCTGCCGCTGTTCAGTCGGCCAGTGCGTAGCGGTCGGCAAAGCGGCCAGCAAAGCTCACGTTTGCGTGGTCGCGGGGTCGACTTTGATCAGGTACGTGCCTATCAGCCCGGCGACGACATCCGCAATATCGACTGGCGCGTGACCGCCCGCACCCAGAAGGTCCATACCAAGGTATTCAACGAGGAGCGTGAACGCCCGGTGTTCGTCATCGGCGAGCAAAGCCCGCGGCTGTTTTTCGGCAGCCAGCGCTGCTTCAAATCGGTGCTCGCCGCGGAAACCTGCGCCCTGATTGCCTGGACCGCGTTGTCGCACCACGACCGTGTGGGCGGCATGGTCTACAGCCCCGGCGTGTGCCACGAGGTACGCCCGCGGCGCGACCGCAAGGCGCTGTTGCAACTACTGCAACTGCTGCTCAAGGCCAACCACGCGCTGCAGGCCGGCCAGCAGGCCGAGCCCGAGGACGAGAGCGAAGCGCTGAATCTGGCCCTGCGGCACAGCCGCGAGATCATCCGCCCGGGCAGCATTCTGTATATCATCTGCGACCATGCCGCCATCGACGGTCTGAACCAGAGTCTGCTGGTACCCCTGGCCGGCCACAACGATCTGGTGCTGCTACCGGTATTCGATCCGCTGGATACCAGCCTACCGCTGTTTGGCCCGCTCGACTTTGTCCAGGGCGAGCAACGACTGACGATTGACACCCTGCAGAGCGGCGTACGCCAGACCTACGCCGCGCAGTTCGAGCAACAGCAACAGAACTGGCTGCGTCTGGCCCGCCGCCTGCGCTGCAGCCTGATCCCACTGGACACCCGCTTCGCCGCACATCAACAACTGCACGACACCCTTACCGGCCATCCGCGCGGAGGGCCACGATGA
- a CDS encoding DUF4381 domain-containing protein, with product MSSPLQDALLQPAAPPPVTWWPPAPGWIALAVVLTLLLLAVPVLWLTLRRRQRRRMRAQRIIWEIPDQLSDQAWLAALNTQLKRQLKSRGDEDATRLYGAAWVDYLCQRYPQPRADILQPLGGGLYQPGVAMSSTDRLALQRELLRWIRYNHV from the coding sequence ATGAGCAGCCCGCTACAGGATGCCCTGCTGCAACCCGCCGCCCCGCCACCGGTAACCTGGTGGCCGCCGGCACCGGGCTGGATAGCGCTGGCCGTGGTCCTGACCCTGTTGCTATTGGCCGTCCCGGTGCTCTGGCTGACCCTGCGCCGACGCCAGCGACGGCGTATGCGGGCGCAGCGCATCATCTGGGAAATACCCGATCAGCTGTCCGATCAGGCCTGGCTCGCGGCGCTCAACACGCAATTGAAGCGCCAACTGAAAAGCCGTGGTGACGAGGACGCCACCCGGCTGTACGGTGCTGCCTGGGTCGATTACCTGTGCCAGCGCTATCCACAGCCGCGCGCGGATATTCTGCAGCCGCTGGGCGGGGGTCTGTATCAACCTGGGGTTGCCATGAGTTCTACCGACCGCCTGGCGCTGCAGCGCGAACTGCTGCGCTGGATAAGGTACAACCATGTTTGA
- a CDS encoding VWA domain-containing protein: MFELHWPVAFALLPLPWLLRWLLPSADRPASALQVSFLRRLQHLEQSSSRPVSNRRHAPAILIWCLLVFACARPELLGAPLAPSISGRDMMIAVDLSASMEIRDMQLEDQPVDRLTLVKHWLGAFVERRHGDRLGLILFGSKAYVQAPLTYDLDSIALWLNEAFVGLTGRDTAIGDAIGLSIKRLMQQPASSRVMLLITDGANTAGEIAPLQAAQLAADQGIRIFTIGVGADSAREDGLQGLLNGDVDPSIDLDETTLRELAELTGGEYFRARDSASLEAIYQQLDTLEPSLRAGRPSRESIPLYPWPLAAAWLISLGMGLQQVRRQRRVV; this comes from the coding sequence ATGTTTGAGTTGCACTGGCCTGTAGCCTTCGCCCTGCTACCCCTGCCCTGGCTGCTGCGCTGGCTGCTGCCGAGCGCCGACCGGCCGGCAAGCGCCCTGCAGGTCAGTTTCCTGCGCCGGTTGCAGCACCTGGAGCAGAGCAGCTCGCGCCCCGTCAGTAACCGCAGGCACGCGCCGGCCATCTTGATCTGGTGCTTGCTTGTGTTCGCCTGCGCCCGGCCAGAGCTGCTCGGCGCGCCATTGGCGCCGAGTATCAGCGGCCGCGACATGATGATTGCCGTGGACCTGTCAGCCAGTATGGAAATACGCGACATGCAGCTGGAAGACCAGCCAGTGGACCGGCTGACACTGGTCAAACACTGGCTCGGCGCTTTTGTTGAGCGCCGGCATGGCGATCGTCTGGGGCTGATCCTGTTTGGCAGCAAAGCTTACGTGCAAGCGCCGCTGACCTACGACCTGGACAGCATCGCCCTGTGGCTGAATGAGGCCTTTGTCGGCCTGACCGGCCGCGACACCGCCATCGGTGACGCCATTGGCCTGAGCATCAAGCGGCTGATGCAGCAGCCCGCGTCGAGCCGCGTCATGCTGTTGATCACCGACGGGGCCAACACCGCCGGTGAAATTGCCCCCTTGCAGGCTGCCCAATTGGCCGCCGACCAGGGCATCCGCATCTTTACCATTGGCGTGGGTGCCGACAGTGCCCGTGAGGATGGCCTGCAGGGGCTCTTGAATGGCGATGTGGATCCATCCATTGACCTGGATGAAACCACCCTGCGCGAACTGGCCGAGCTGACCGGCGGCGAATACTTTCGGGCCCGCGACAGTGCCAGCCTGGAAGCCATCTATCAGCAGTTGGATACACTTGAACCCAGCCTGCGCGCCGGCCGCCCCAGCCGCGAGAGTATTCCGCTCTACCCCTGGCCGCTGGCCGCCGCCTGGCTGATCAGCCTGGGGATGGGCCTACAACAAGTGCGGAGGCAGCGCCGTGTGGTCTGA